The window CTGTGGATCCGGATCGTTGGGAGCGGGGCGTTCCGGGCAGGCTTGCGTGCCGTAGGGGGACCGATTCCTGTTAGGCTCCGAGGATGCGAGTTCTCTTCCTTCTGAGCGACTACGTGCTCCACAACTCGCTCTTGACCGAGTATGTCAAAGCTCGGCCGGGAGACGCGGTCGCCGTCGTCAAGATCCCGTTGGTCTTGAAGGGGAAGGGTCGGCGCCGATCGGTCGAGCGGATCGTCCCGCAACTCTCCAGACGATTTGCGTTCGGAAAGCTCGCCGAGTACGGGTCCCTCCTCGCGATCACGGCGTTGCCCAAGTTGCTGGCCAGAGGCGCGGTCTTTCGTCGGTTGCGCAAGACATGTCATGTGCTGGGGTTACGATTCCACCGCACGGAAAACATCATGGACCAGGGCACGTTCGCGTTCGCAAGCGAATTCCGCCCCGATGTGATCGTCAGTCTCTGTCATCAAATCCTGAAGGAGCCATTGATCTCGCTTCCGACGCTTGGGGTCGTCAATATCCACCCCGGGATCCTGCCGAACTACCGAGGGATCCAACCGTACTTCTGGGCGCTCGCGGAAGGCGCATCCCGATCCGGCGTCACGATGCATCTCATCGAGGACGAACGGATCGACGCAGGGGGAGTCCTCGGACGGGCGAGCTATCCCAACCGCCCCGGGATGTCGGTCCAGCTGAACTACTTCTTGACGATCAAGTGTGCGTCCGCACTACTGCCGGACTGTCTCGCCGCGCTTGCGGCGGGGCAGTTGACTCCGCGCCCGCAGCGCCCGGACGAGGGAGGCTACTTCCGGTGGCCCGACTCTGCGGCATTCGAGCGACTGCGAGCCCGGGGGTACCGGCTCATTTCGTTCCGGGAACTGACCAAGATCCTCATCGGTCGCTACGATCGGTTCTCCGCCGAAACGTCCGAGTTAAGCCTGCGTTCCGCCGACACGACGGGCAGATCCGGATAACGGCTGCTACATTGGCGTCTCGCCAAGTTCCATTTCCCCCTCATTAACACGGGTACCGAACGATGATCGCCACACAGGATCTCTCGCTGCAGTATGGGAAACGGGTCCTCTTCGAGGATGTGAGCCTGAAGTTCACCGACGGGAACTGTTATGGACTGATCGGTCCCAATGGTGCAGGCAAGTCGACCTTCCTGAAAATCCTGTCCGGCGAGATCGACTCCAACGCGGGATCCGTGATCATCCCTCCCGGCCTGCGGATGGCGGTCCTCAAGCAGGACCACTTCGCGTTCAACGATTTCGACGCCCTGACCACCGTCCTGATGGGTCACAAACGACTCTACGAGGTGATGCAGGAGAAGGACGCGCTCTACGCCAAGCCGGACTTCGACGAGGCCGACGGGATGCGCACCGCGGAACTGGAAGCCGAGTTCGGGGAGCTCAACGGTTGGGAGGCGGAGGCGCAGGCAGGAGAGCTGTTGTGTGGGCTCGGCATTCCGGTAGCCCGTCACGGCAACCTGGTTCGCGATCTCGACGACGGCGACAAGGTTCGTGTGCTCCTGGCCCAGGCTGTCTTCGGCGAACCGGACATCCTGCTCCTCGACGAGCCGACCAACCATCTGGATGTCGACTCGATCCTGTGGCTGGAAGAGTTCTTGATGGCGTTCAAGCACACCGTGATCGTTGTCTCGCATGATCGTCACTTTCTTAACAAGGTCTGTACCCATACGGCCGACATCGATTTCCAGAAGGTCCAGCTGTACACCGGGAACTACGACTTCTGGCGTCAGGCCAGCGAGATGGCGCTCCGTCATCGCTCCGCCAAGCGAGAGAAGGCCGAGGATCGGGCGAAGGAACTGAAGGCGTTCATCGCGCGGTTCAGCGCCAACGCCGCCAAGTCCCGTCAGGCGACGGCCCGGAAGAAGATGCTGGGGCAACTGAACCTCGAAGCGTTCAAGCCGTCCTCGCGAAAATACCCACACATCGTCTTCGACCCGAAGAAGGTCCACGGCAAGGAGATGCTCGTCCTCGACAACGTTTCGAAGCATCTCGGCGAGACCTGTCTGTTCAAGGATGTCAGCCTGACGATTACCAAGGGCGAACGCGTCGTCGTCGTCTCCCGAAACTCGGTTGCCGTCTCCACATTCCTCGAGACCCTCGCCGGCACTCAAGAGCCCGATGAGGGTGAGGTGAAGTGGGGAGTCTCCGTCCAACGCTCGGACTTGCCGAAGGACTACAACGATCTGTTCGAGATCGACCGAAGCGTGATCGACTGGCTGCGACAGTTCAGCGAAGAGCAGGATGAGCAGTTCATCCGTCAGTTCCTGGGCCGGATGCTGTTCACCGGCGAAGAATCGCGAAAATCGGTACGGGTCCTTTCGGGCGGTGAGAAGGTGCGTTGCATGATCGCCCGGCTGATGTTGGAAGATCCGCAATGCATGATCCTCGACGGCCCGACCAATCATCTCGACCTCGAGTCGATCATTTCATTGAATAACGCCCTGGTTAAACGGAACGGGACGCTGATCTTCGGATCCCACGACGTCGAATTGATCGAATCACTGGCAGATCGGGTGATCGAGATCACCGACGATGAGGTGATCGATCACCAGCACAGCTATTCCGAGTTCCTGCGTCGCCGGACGGCGGGGATGGGCCTTGACTCGGACCTGACGCCTACCCTAGTCTCGCCCTGATCTCCATTGTGGCCGAATAGATCGTCAGTCGCCGGGTATCTACGGATACTTGGGCCCCCGGAGTCACCGGAGGGCAACGAAATGGCGAGGTGATGGCTTCAATATAGAACTCGCATCTTGGTTGCGGCACTTCATCGAGGAGCCCGATATGACCTGGTGGATCTGGATCGTGGGGGGAATCGCCCTTCTTGCCTTCGAACTCGCCATTCCCGGCGGAATCATCTTCCTGTTCTTCGGCGTCTCGGCAATCGTCGTCGGCACCCTCGTCGCGTTGGACATCGGCGGGCCACTCTGGCTGCAGACGGTCATCTTCGCCGTCATGTCGATCGTCTCGACGTTGACCCTCCGCGGCCCGATACTGCGGAGAATGGCCGCCAGCACCGGAGACTCGGCGTCGATTGACGCCATCGTCGGCCAGGAGGCGGTCACCGCCGAAGAGATCATTCCCGGCGCCGAAGGCAAGGTCGAGTTACGCGGTGCATCGTGGACCGCCCAGAACGTCGGCACCGAGGCTCTTGCCGCCGGCCACCGGTGCACTGTCGAGCGAGTCGACGGGCTCAAACTGTACGTACGCTAAGGAGAAGCTCATGGAACCAGGGATTATCATCGGTGTCGCAGTCGCAATCGTCGTCATTGTCTTTCTGGCAAAGGCCGTTCTGGTTGTTCCCCAGCAAAATGCGTATGTCGTCGAACGTTTGGGTAAGTTTCAGGGTAGTTTGCGGGCCGGTTTTCACATTCTGGTGCCGTTCTTCGACGCCGTTCGCTACAAGCACTCCTTGAAAGAGCGTGCCGTCGATATTGCAGAACAGATCTGTATTACCCGGGACAACGTGCAGGTCGGCGTTGACGGCGTGTTGTACATGAAGGTCATGGACCCGCAGCGGGCCTCGTACGGTGTGACGGACTATCGATTCGCGATCAGCCAATTGGCGCAGACCACCCTCCGTTCGGAGATCGGCAAGATCGATCTCGACCGAACATTCGAGGAACGGAACCACATCAACGTCCAGGTCGTTGCAGAGGTCGACAAGGCGTCGGAACCGTGGGGCATCAAGGTGCTGCGTTACGAGATCAAGAACATCACTCCGCCTAACGACGTGCTGGCCGCCATGGAAAAACAGATGCGCGCCGAACGTGAGAAACGCGCCGTGGTTCTGGGATCCGAAGGCGAGCGGGACGCGGTCATCAACGCGGCCGAAGGTGATAAACAGCAAGTCATCAAGGCGTCGGAGGCCGCGCGGCAGAAACAGATCAACGAGGCCCAGGGCGAGGCCGAGGCTATCCTGGCGGTCGCGACGGCGACCTCAGAAGGGCTGCGAAAAGTCGCAGCGGCGACCCAGGCGCCAGGTGGCTACGAGGCCGTTCAGCTGCGGGTCGCAGAGAGCTATATCGATCGCTTCGGCGAGTTGGCCAAGGAGAGCAACACCATGATCCTGTCGGCTAACGCGGCCGATATCGCCGGGACCATTGCCACGGCGATGAAGGTCATTCAGAAGAGCCCGTCACCGGGTGCCGGCTAGGGTCTCCCTGAGTCGAGCCGATTGCTCCGCAAGCGCGTCCATGCCCTCGGCATGGGCGCGTTTTTCGATAGCGGTCAGATGATCGACTAACAGGTCGTTCAGGCCCTCGTCGACCTTGCCCGCCAACTCCGACACGATGCGGAAACGGGTATTCAGGTCGGTCTCCTGACCGAGCCGATCGATGAGGAGTCCTCGGGCGATGCTTCCCCGACGACCCCGCGACCGTCCGCTGACGGCCAACTGGGAATCCAGCTCGAACGCGTCGGCCTCTTCATCGCCGTCAC is drawn from Acidobacteriota bacterium and contains these coding sequences:
- a CDS encoding formyltransferase family protein, which produces MRVLFLLSDYVLHNSLLTEYVKARPGDAVAVVKIPLVLKGKGRRRSVERIVPQLSRRFAFGKLAEYGSLLAITALPKLLARGAVFRRLRKTCHVLGLRFHRTENIMDQGTFAFASEFRPDVIVSLCHQILKEPLISLPTLGVVNIHPGILPNYRGIQPYFWALAEGASRSGVTMHLIEDERIDAGGVLGRASYPNRPGMSVQLNYFLTIKCASALLPDCLAALAAGQLTPRPQRPDEGGYFRWPDSAAFERLRARGYRLISFRELTKILIGRYDRFSAETSELSLRSADTTGRSG
- a CDS encoding ATP-binding cassette domain-containing protein; translation: MIATQDLSLQYGKRVLFEDVSLKFTDGNCYGLIGPNGAGKSTFLKILSGEIDSNAGSVIIPPGLRMAVLKQDHFAFNDFDALTTVLMGHKRLYEVMQEKDALYAKPDFDEADGMRTAELEAEFGELNGWEAEAQAGELLCGLGIPVARHGNLVRDLDDGDKVRVLLAQAVFGEPDILLLDEPTNHLDVDSILWLEEFLMAFKHTVIVVSHDRHFLNKVCTHTADIDFQKVQLYTGNYDFWRQASEMALRHRSAKREKAEDRAKELKAFIARFSANAAKSRQATARKKMLGQLNLEAFKPSSRKYPHIVFDPKKVHGKEMLVLDNVSKHLGETCLFKDVSLTITKGERVVVVSRNSVAVSTFLETLAGTQEPDEGEVKWGVSVQRSDLPKDYNDLFEIDRSVIDWLRQFSEEQDEQFIRQFLGRMLFTGEESRKSVRVLSGGEKVRCMIARLMLEDPQCMILDGPTNHLDLESIISLNNALVKRNGTLIFGSHDVELIESLADRVIEITDDEVIDHQHSYSEFLRRRTAGMGLDSDLTPTLVSP
- a CDS encoding NfeD family protein — translated: MTWWIWIVGGIALLAFELAIPGGIIFLFFGVSAIVVGTLVALDIGGPLWLQTVIFAVMSIVSTLTLRGPILRRMAASTGDSASIDAIVGQEAVTAEEIIPGAEGKVELRGASWTAQNVGTEALAAGHRCTVERVDGLKLYVR
- a CDS encoding paraslipin, which codes for MEPGIIIGVAVAIVVIVFLAKAVLVVPQQNAYVVERLGKFQGSLRAGFHILVPFFDAVRYKHSLKERAVDIAEQICITRDNVQVGVDGVLYMKVMDPQRASYGVTDYRFAISQLAQTTLRSEIGKIDLDRTFEERNHINVQVVAEVDKASEPWGIKVLRYEIKNITPPNDVLAAMEKQMRAEREKRAVVLGSEGERDAVINAAEGDKQQVIKASEAARQKQINEAQGEAEAILAVATATSEGLRKVAAATQAPGGYEAVQLRVAESYIDRFGELAKESNTMILSANAADIAGTIATAMKVIQKSPSPGAG